From the genome of Verrucomicrobiota bacterium, one region includes:
- a CDS encoding SET domain-containing protein-lysine N-methyltransferase translates to MDTVLSIEFRTSPIHGTGGYAVAFIPEGTRVIEYLGDSIDKAESQKQCEADNPYVFALDEERDLNGDVPWNPARHINHSCAPNCEAQLHDGHIWVVACRDIQPGEEVTFNYGFDLANYRDYPCRCGAPECVGFMVAEEFFDAVRSRNTPE, encoded by the coding sequence ATGGATACTGTCTTAAGCATCGAATTTCGCACCTCTCCGATTCACGGCACCGGGGGCTACGCCGTCGCGTTCATTCCCGAAGGCACCCGCGTGATTGAATACCTGGGCGATAGCATTGACAAAGCGGAGTCGCAAAAACAGTGCGAGGCGGATAATCCGTATGTTTTCGCATTGGACGAGGAACGGGATTTGAACGGAGACGTGCCGTGGAATCCAGCCCGACATATCAATCACAGTTGCGCCCCCAACTGCGAAGCCCAACTGCACGATGGCCATATCTGGGTGGTGGCCTGCCGCGATATTCAACCGGGCGAGGAAGTCACCTTCAATTACGGCTTTGACCTCGCCAATTATCGCGATTACCCCTGCCGGTGCGGTGCGCCAGAGTGTGTAGGGTTCATGGTCGCCGAAGAGTTCTTCGACGCGGTGCGCTCCAGAAATACCCCGGAGTAA